The Vibrio alginolyticus NBRC 15630 = ATCC 17749 genomic sequence AGCAACCTATTCACACCCGTAGAAAAAGGGGTTGAACTCACCTTTCCTACCGATCATCAAGCGCACCCAAACTTTCGTCATGAATGGTGGTACTTAACCGCTAACTTAATTGATGAAGAAGGCAACCCACTTGGCGTTCAATGGACACAATTTCGCTTTGCTGCTGCGCCGCCAACGGGCGAAGATGACGTGAAGAAAACCGAGTGGCAAACTCAGCAAATCTACATGGCGCACAGCGCAGTCACGACAACCGACAAACACTATGCAGATGAAAAATGGTCACGCGCTCAAGCGTCCTTAGCCGGCGTCGATAGCTCTCCATTTCGTGTTTACCTCGATGATTGGCAGTGGACCTCTTCAACCAACGACCTCTTCCCTGCCACGCTAAATGCCAATTCAGAGCAGTTTGGCTACTCACTAAAACTGACCAGCAGCGCACCTTATCAAAAGCAAGGCGAGCAAGGTTACAGCACCAAAAGTGCCGATGGTCAGGTGGCTTCGTATTACTACAGCCAACCGTTTATTGATGTCTCCGGTGAAGTCACCATCGACGGCGAAACTCATCAAGTGTCGGGTGAAGGCTGGATAGATCGAGAGTGGAGCTCGCAATTCTTACTCGACTCACAACAAGGCTGGGACTGGTTTGCTCTGAGGTTGAGTGACAAAACCAGCTTGGTGGTGTTCCAGTTGCGGGATTCCAAAACCGGACAAGCTAGTTACGCCAGCGCAAAGCTGATGCAGCAAGATGGCTCTGGCATCGCCATTTCTCAAAAAGACATTCGCTTAATAGCAACCAAGCAAACAGAAATCCAAGGGCGAAAGTATCCAACCCAGTGGCAAGTGTCGATTCCAAATCAGCAAATTGAGCTTACCGTTTCTGCTCTCAACCCGAACGCGAAAATGCCGCTTTCGGTACCTTATTGGGAAGGCCCAGTACGTATTGAGGGCTCTCATTCTGGGACTGGTTACATGGAGCTAACGGGGTATTGAAATGTTGAGCGGGAGCCCCAATTATTCTACTAGAACAAATACTGGCAACCAAGTCATACACTGATTGAAAGGAAATATGATGAACCCAATTATCGCCTTGCTGAAAGAGAACAACATCAGCGATGAGCAAATCAACGAGATTTTTCAGACTCTGACGCAAAACCCTCTAGCGGCAATGGCAACAATCAGCCAACTAGGTTTGCCACAAGACAAGCTACAAATGCTGATGGCGCAAGTGATGCAAAACCCTGCGCTAATCAAAGAAGCCGTAGACGAGTTGGGATTGGATTTCTCAAAGGTTGAAGAAGCAAAAGAGAAGCTTCAAAGCCAAAACCAAGGCAACTAAGTCTTAGCCATTTAGCGCTGAATATAGAAAAGGCCGTTAACCCGAGCATGTGGGTTAACGGCCTTTTTTGTTCGCTACGTTGTTGTTAGCTACTTTTTTGTCGGCTAATTATTAGCGATTTAAAGACGCGAATTGCTCTGCGGTCATACCGTAGTAGAGCTTGTCGTCAAAGCCTTGCTCTAGTTTATAGTAGTCTTTCTGACGGCCTTCTTGAGTAAAACCATTTTTCTCTAACGTCTTGTAAGAACCAGCATTAGAAGCGTAGCAATCGGCACTGACTTTATGGGCGTTTAACTCAGTAAATCCAATCTCGGTCATCATTTGGCAAGCGCGAGTCGCGACGCCTTTGCCCCATGCGCAAGTAGGTAACTGATAACCCACTTCGTAGTTGCCAGTTAAGAACATCACTGCGGTCACCGCACACATTCCCATGTACTGACCTTGCTGGTCACGAATCACGAACGTTGGGCTATCTGACCAAACACCGTCTTTAATCGCTTGTGCCGTATTTTCAATAATAGGGCCAAAGAAGCCTTCATACAGGTTGTTATCAGCAGGTGCGAAGAACAGATACTGATTGACCTTATCGTCGTTCAGCATCTCGATAATATCTTGTAGATCAGAGCCTTGAATCAGTTGGATAGTCAACGATTCATTAAATGGAATGGCTTC encodes the following:
- a CDS encoding lipocalin-like domain-containing protein; amino-acid sequence: MVRLASKLTLLISSLFLFGCEDAQQQNMGTFLGSGDMQSESNLFTPVEKGVELTFPTDHQAHPNFRHEWWYLTANLIDEEGNPLGVQWTQFRFAAAPPTGEDDVKKTEWQTQQIYMAHSAVTTTDKHYADEKWSRAQASLAGVDSSPFRVYLDDWQWTSSTNDLFPATLNANSEQFGYSLKLTSSAPYQKQGEQGYSTKSADGQVASYYYSQPFIDVSGEVTIDGETHQVSGEGWIDREWSSQFLLDSQQGWDWFALRLSDKTSLVVFQLRDSKTGQASYASAKLMQQDGSGIAISQKDIRLIATKQTEIQGRKYPTQWQVSIPNQQIELTVSALNPNAKMPLSVPYWEGPVRIEGSHSGTGYMELTGY
- a CDS encoding GNAT family N-acetyltransferase, yielding MSYQKLKQGEAIPFNESLTIQLIQGSDLQDIIEMLNDDKVNQYLFFAPADNNLYEGFFGPIIENTAQAIKDGVWSDSPTFVIRDQQGQYMGMCAVTAVMFLTGNYEVGYQLPTCAWGKGVATRACQMMTEIGFTELNAHKVSADCYASNAGSYKTLEKNGFTQEGRQKDYYKLEQGFDDKLYYGMTAEQFASLNR
- a CDS encoding DUF2999 family protein, with amino-acid sequence MNPIIALLKENNISDEQINEIFQTLTQNPLAAMATISQLGLPQDKLQMLMAQVMQNPALIKEAVDELGLDFSKVEEAKEKLQSQNQGN